The following coding sequences lie in one Arachis stenosperma cultivar V10309 chromosome 5, arast.V10309.gnm1.PFL2, whole genome shotgun sequence genomic window:
- the LOC130980974 gene encoding uncharacterized protein LOC130980974, with the protein MDGEDSFVALVHCSGKIQKSKRHGVKFTDREPVSIFIRSSSTLTEIKLSILQKLGTCGTKQVKKLFYKIPITVVSTGVRFETFVIGSDEDLQVLFHCRRSFPEVRIPEMFAKLEDRVDSSGASTPGPQSTTRGSASTSLPVVAAVVLPPEADTEVEFEVGPDRVENALCDDDSDEEPLDIGGDSEDDIPIGAAHGGSGSATQEYPPHLSSLNLEAIGQHQNVEATFDGQGMHDGTGLTEFQIGQLFQSKEEAVLSVKDYSIRRGVEYRVMESDSLKYQGRCKEFGNGCTWLIRIVMRKRKSTWEVRRYNGPHTCMATSISSDHRQLDYHVICARIFSLVRADASVSIKVLQEATEATYGFKPSYRKVWLAKQKAVAQIYGDWEESYADLPRWILGVTLTMDGSVALLKTSPVRVGDQVDEERVYLHRMFWTFPPCVEAFRHCKPLVSIDGTHLYGKYGGTLLLAIAQDGNSNILPVAFALVEGENAESWSYFLSNLRRHVTPQEGILVISDRHNGIKAALESPDSGWRPPHAYRAFCIRHVAANFALTFKGQDVRRWLVNAAYAKTEAEFDYWFDIMRSENPAMCDWANRMDYEMWTQHKDGGRRYGHMTTNISECVNSVLKGTRNLPVTSLVKSTYLRLAELFVVRGQTAEAQLGSGQRYSQALMRAIERNLKDARCFTVTVFDRHLLDYTVAETTPTGRFSLGCYRVSLRDRTCDCGNFQALHYPCCHAIACCAQSRLDWATYVDEVYSMSEVFKVYQMSFAPCIPEGLWPPYDGPIVIPDPNMRRAREGRPRSTRIRNTMDEADTSRPKRCGLCRQPGHTRRGCPQRGSSSGI; encoded by the coding sequence ATGGATGGGGAGGATAGTTTTGTGGCTCTGGTCCATTGCTCTGGAAAAATTCAAAAGAGCAAACGCCACGGTGTGAAATTCACAGATAGAGAACCAGTTAGTATTTTTATTCGATCTTCAAGTACATTGACAGAGATTAAGCTCAGCATACTACAGAAGCTCGGTACCTGTGGTACGAAGCAGGTTAAAAAGTTGTTTTACAAGATTCCCATTACTGTTGTGTCAACCGGCGTGCGGTTTGAGACCTTTGTGATTGGGTCGGATGAAGACCTGCAGGTCTTGTTTCACTGCAGGCGTAGTTTTCCGGAGGTGAGGATACCTGAGATGTTTGCGAAGTTAGAAGATCGTGTGGATAGCTCTGGGGCATCAACACCGGGTCCTCAGTCGACCACACGGGGCAGTGCATCGACATCACTGCCTGTGGTAGCAGCGGTAGTTCTACCTCCCGAGGCAGATACTGAGGTTGAGTTTGAGGTTGGACCGGATCGAGTTGAGAATGCGCTTTGTGATGATGATTCCGATGAGGAGCCGCTCGATATTGGTGGGGACAGTGAAGATGATATACCAATAGGTGCAGCCCATGGAGGTTCCGGTTCTGCAACACAAGAGTACCCTCCGCACCTGTCGTCTTTGAACTTGGAGGCCATCGGTCAACACCAGAATGTTGAGGCAACATTCGATGGACAGGGTATGCATGATGGGACAGGTTTGACTGAATTTCAGATTGGCCAATTGTTCCAGAGTAAGGAGGAAGCTGTGCTGAGCGTGAAAGATTACAGCATTCGGCGTGGAGTTGAGTACAGGGTTATGGAGTCAGACAGTCTAAAATACCAAGGGAGATGCAAGGAGTTCGGTAACGGATGCACGTGGTTGATCCGGATAGTCATGCGAAAAAGGAAGAGCACATGGGAAGTTAGGAGGTACAACGGACCACACACGTGTATGGCCACATCGATTTCGAGCGACCACAGGCAGCTTGATTATCATGTGATTTGTGCAAGGATTTTTTCATTGGTTAGAGCTGATGCGTCGGTTTCGATTAAGGTGTTGCAAGAGGCAACAGAGGCAACATATGGTTTCAAGCCAAGTTATCGGAAGGTGTGGTTGGCAAAGCAGAAGGCAGTAGCACAGATCTACGGCGATTGGGAGGAGTCATATGCGGATCTGCCCCGCTGGATCCTTGGGGTCACGTTAACCATGGACGGTTCCGTTGCTCTACTGAAGACCTCCCCGGTTAGAGTAGGTGACCAGGTTGATGAAGAAAGAGTCTACCTTCATCGCATGTTTTGGACATTCCCTCCATGTGTTGAGGCATTCCGCCACTGTAAGCCACTCGTTAGCATCGATGGGACACACTTGTATGGTAAGTATGGAGGGACGTTGTTGTTGGCGATTGCTCAGGATGGGAATTCGAATATTTTGCCTGTTGCGTTTGCACTAGTTGAGGGGGAAAATGCTGAGTCTTGGTCATATTTTCTGTCCAATCTTAGAAGACATGTTACTCCACAGGAAGGTATTCTCGTCATCTCTGACAGACACAACGGCATCAAGGCTGCGCTGGAGTCACCAGATAGTGGTTGGCGACCTCCGCATGCTTATAGGGCATTTTGCATTCGGCATGTTGCTGCAAATTTTGCCCTTACCTTCAAGGGGCAGGATGTCAGAAGGTGGCTGGTTAACGCCGCTTATGCAAAGACGGAAGCAGAATTTGACTATTGGTTTGATATAATGAGGTCAGAGAACCCAGCCATGTGTGATTGGGCAAACAGGATGGATTATGAGATGTGGACACAGCACAAGGATGGGGGCAGACGATATGGTCACATGACGACCAACATTTCTGAGTGTGTGAACTCTGTTTTGAAGGGCACAAGAAATCTACCAGTCACGTCCTTGGTTAAGTCCACCTATCTTCGCCTTGCTGAGTTGTTCGTTGTCCGGGGGCAGACAGCAGAGGCACAGTTAGGATCCGGTCAAAGGTATTCGCAGGCACTTATGAGGGCAATTGAGCGTAACTTGAAAGATGCGAGGTGCTTCACTGTGACTGTTTTTGATAGGCATCTACTTGATTACACGGTGGCTGAGACTACCCCCACAGGCAGATTCTCACTTGGTTGCTACCGGGTTTCCCTAAGGGATCGTACTTGTGACTGTGGTAACTTCCAGGCACTACACTACCCGTGTTGCCATGCCATCGCATGCTGTGCGCAGTCACGGCTAGATTGGGCAACATATGTTGATGAAGTTTACAGCATGTCTGAGGTGTTTAAGGTGTATCAGATGTCTTTTGCACCCTGCATACCAGAGGGACTTTGGCCCCCATATGACGGTCCGATCGTTATACCCGATCCAAATATGAGAAGAGCAAGAGAAGGACGACCTAGGTCCACCCGCATCCGAAACACCATGGACGAAGCTGACACCAGCCGACCGAAGCGTTGTGGTTTGTGCAGGCAGCCCGGTCACACCCGAAGGGGTTGCCCTCAGCGAGGTTCTAGTAGCGGCATCTAG